The Pseudomonadota bacterium genome has a segment encoding these proteins:
- the ruvC gene encoding crossover junction endodeoxyribonuclease RuvC has protein sequence MSRILGIDPGSRITGFGVIERGSAGRHRYLASGCIRLDGSDVVDRLSLLFRRMTEVMDEYRPDEVGIEKVFVNRNVDSALKLGQARGVVLCVAGLRQLRVAEYAPRFVKQTVVGTGAATKTQVQHMVTTLLGLSGTPQADAADALAVAVCHANTQRLAERLSG, from the coding sequence ATGTCGCGCATACTGGGAATCGATCCGGGTTCCCGTATCACCGGCTTTGGCGTCATAGAACGCGGGTCGGCGGGTCGACATCGGTACCTCGCCAGTGGTTGCATTCGATTGGACGGCAGTGATGTGGTCGACCGGCTGTCCTTGCTGTTTCGGCGCATGACGGAAGTCATGGACGAATATCGGCCGGACGAAGTCGGTATCGAAAAAGTGTTCGTCAATCGCAACGTAGACAGCGCGCTTAAACTGGGACAGGCCAGGGGCGTGGTCCTGTGTGTGGCGGGTTTACGGCAACTACGGGTGGCCGAGTACGCGCCCCGCTTTGTTAAGCAGACGGTGGTTGGAACCGGGGCGGCCACTAAGACTCAGGTTCAACACATGGTCACAACGTTGCTGGGGCTTTCGGGAACGCCACAAGCCGACGCTGCGGATGCTCTGGCCGTCGCGGTTTGTCATGCCAATACTCAGCGGCTTGCGGAGCGTTTGTCGGGATGA
- the odhB gene encoding 2-oxoglutarate dehydrogenase complex dihydrolipoyllysine-residue succinyltransferase, with product MSIEVKVPNLPESVEDATVVTWHKQVGDAVEREENLVDLETDKVVLEVPAPASGVLTDIRVQVGDVVKAGDLVAIMSESGAKGASATAGETAESAVEAKEESAPPQAPEQTAAAVPPSPAVRRLLEEHALDASKITGSGRGGRLTKADVMAYLQSKGEEKKAAPPAEPAPKAPAVAPEPSAPETVAAAPSADEALIERERLDQRVPMTRLRARIAERLVQAQQTAAILTTFNEVDLDAVNKLRRQYRDSFEKEYGVRLGFMSFFVKAAVEALKRFPVVNASVDGDDVVYHGYFDIGIAVSSPRGLVVPILRDADRLSFSEIEKKIRDYAEKAREGGLSMDDLTGGTFSITNGGVFGSLMSTPILNPPQSAILGMHKIQERPVVVDGEIVIRPMMYLALSYDHRLVDGREAVSFLVAMKSLLEDPARLLLQI from the coding sequence ATGAGTATTGAGGTCAAAGTTCCCAACCTTCCAGAGTCTGTAGAAGACGCCACGGTTGTGACCTGGCATAAGCAAGTCGGGGACGCTGTTGAGCGTGAAGAGAATCTGGTGGATCTTGAGACGGATAAAGTGGTCTTGGAGGTTCCAGCGCCCGCCTCTGGCGTATTAACCGATATCCGTGTCCAGGTCGGCGATGTGGTCAAGGCCGGCGATCTGGTGGCCATCATGTCGGAATCAGGGGCGAAAGGCGCGTCTGCTACCGCCGGCGAAACTGCGGAGTCCGCGGTAGAAGCGAAAGAAGAAAGTGCGCCCCCTCAAGCCCCGGAGCAGACTGCGGCCGCGGTGCCCCCCAGTCCGGCTGTTCGTCGCTTGCTCGAAGAACACGCATTGGATGCCAGTAAGATCACCGGCTCGGGACGCGGTGGCCGTCTGACCAAGGCCGATGTGATGGCCTATCTTCAGAGTAAAGGTGAGGAGAAAAAGGCCGCGCCGCCCGCCGAACCGGCTCCTAAGGCGCCAGCCGTGGCCCCTGAGCCATCGGCACCCGAAACCGTCGCGGCCGCGCCGTCAGCCGATGAAGCGCTGATCGAGCGGGAGCGGTTAGATCAACGGGTGCCCATGACCCGGCTCCGGGCGCGGATTGCCGAGCGTTTGGTTCAGGCGCAACAGACGGCCGCTATTCTGACCACGTTTAACGAAGTCGATCTGGATGCCGTCAACAAGCTGCGCCGGCAATACCGTGACAGCTTTGAAAAGGAGTACGGCGTTCGTTTGGGCTTTATGTCCTTTTTTGTCAAAGCGGCGGTTGAGGCGCTGAAACGCTTTCCGGTCGTGAACGCGTCGGTCGATGGGGACGATGTTGTGTATCACGGCTATTTCGATATCGGGATTGCCGTGTCTTCGCCGCGGGGATTGGTGGTTCCCATCCTGCGCGATGCCGACCGATTGAGTTTCTCGGAGATCGAGAAAAAGATCAGGGATTATGCCGAGAAAGCCCGGGAAGGCGGACTCTCGATGGACGACCTGACCGGCGGTACTTTCAGCATCACCAACGGGGGTGTGTTCGGCTCATTGATGTCAACACCGATCCTCAACCCGCCCCAGAGTGCGATTCTCGGAATGCACAAAATTCAGGAGCGGCCGGTCGTTGTGGATGGGGAGATCGTAATTCGGCCGATGATGTATCTGGCCTTGTCTTATGATCACCGTTTGGTCGATGGGCGTGAGGCGGTTAGTTTCCTGGTCGCCATGAAGTCGTTGCTTGAGGATCCAGCCCGGCTGCTGCTTCAGATCTGA
- a CDS encoding YebC/PmpR family DNA-binding transcriptional regulator: MAGHSKWANIQHRKNAQDAKRGKLFTKLIREITVAARHGGGDPGSNPRLRLAVDKAFGANMSKDTVDRAIKRGSGDLDGQVLEEVRYEGYGPNGVAVMVDCLTDNRNRTVAEVRHAFTKLGGNLGADGSVAYLFSRTGVLSYPAGTDHDAVLEAALEAGADDVVRNEDGSVDVLVAPEEYEVAKQAMVDAGWAPELAEVTERPSTSVTLSADDATTMLKLLDKLEDLDDVQNVYSNGDIPEDVLESLQ, encoded by the coding sequence ATGGCGGGACATAGCAAATGGGCGAATATTCAGCATAGAAAGAATGCCCAGGATGCCAAGCGTGGCAAGTTATTTACCAAGTTGATACGTGAGATCACGGTCGCGGCGAGACATGGGGGCGGTGATCCCGGCAGTAATCCCCGGCTGAGATTGGCCGTCGACAAGGCTTTCGGGGCCAATATGAGCAAAGACACTGTCGATCGCGCGATCAAGCGCGGCAGTGGTGATCTCGATGGCCAGGTCTTGGAGGAAGTTCGTTATGAGGGCTATGGGCCTAACGGCGTGGCCGTAATGGTCGATTGCTTAACCGACAATCGCAATCGAACCGTGGCCGAGGTTCGCCACGCCTTCACCAAATTGGGTGGCAACCTTGGCGCTGATGGTTCGGTTGCCTATCTGTTCAGCCGTACCGGCGTGTTGTCTTATCCGGCCGGCACGGATCACGATGCGGTCCTGGAAGCCGCACTGGAAGCCGGCGCCGACGATGTAGTGCGTAACGAAGACGGCTCGGTTGACGTGTTGGTGGCCCCGGAGGAGTACGAGGTCGCCAAGCAGGCTATGGTGGACGCGGGCTGGGCGCCTGAATTGGCGGAGGTGACGGAGCGGCCGTCGACCTCGGTGACCTTGTCCGCCGATGATGCCACGACCATGCTGAAGCTTTTGGACAAGCTTGAGGATTTGGATGACGTGCAAAACGTCTATTCCAATGGGGATATACCGGAAGACGTCCTTGAAAGCCTTCAATAA
- the lpdA gene encoding dihydrolipoyl dehydrogenase, producing the protein MAKSFGVVVIGGGPAGYVAALRCAQLGLKTACIDEWVNPDGEHALGGTCLNAGCIPSKALLESSEMYQEARSGFAEHGVVVPEVTLDLARMQARKAGIVKTLTQGIEGLIKTNKINHLAGRGQLVSNTRIAFTPLGSDQAEEIEAEFVIIASGSKPTELASAPLDGEQVVDSSGALEFTEVPKRLAVIGAGVIGLELGSVWRRLGAEVVLLEAQKSFLSMADDDIAKLAMKSFTKQGLDVRLGCRVTGVKTSKRGVTVAYQDGRGKAQELKVDKLIVAVGRRPNTDGLAAPEANLALDDKGYVDIDDECRTNLPNVFAVGDVVRGPMLAHKGSEEGLAVAERIAGLPGHVNYDVIPSVFYTHPEVAWVGKTEASLKAAGVPYRTGSFPYAASGRAQAMGESEGLVKILAHEETDEILGVHILGHTASELIAEAVVAMEFHASSEDLARTIHAHPTLSEALHEAALAVDGRALHIRNR; encoded by the coding sequence ATGGCGAAATCCTTCGGCGTAGTGGTGATAGGCGGCGGACCTGCCGGTTACGTGGCGGCGTTGCGTTGCGCCCAGTTGGGGCTGAAAACGGCTTGCATTGATGAGTGGGTGAATCCCGACGGGGAGCATGCGCTAGGCGGCACCTGTTTGAATGCCGGTTGTATTCCTTCAAAAGCGTTGCTGGAATCTTCGGAAATGTATCAGGAGGCGCGATCGGGCTTCGCCGAGCATGGCGTCGTCGTGCCCGAGGTAACGTTGGATCTCGCCCGGATGCAGGCCCGAAAGGCGGGTATCGTAAAAACCTTAACCCAAGGGATCGAGGGCTTAATCAAAACGAACAAAATCAATCACTTGGCTGGGCGCGGCCAACTGGTTTCCAATACCCGCATTGCCTTCACACCCTTGGGTTCCGACCAGGCTGAAGAAATCGAGGCGGAGTTTGTGATTATTGCCAGCGGTTCCAAGCCCACCGAGTTGGCTTCCGCGCCCCTGGACGGAGAGCAGGTCGTCGACTCTTCGGGTGCATTGGAGTTTACCGAGGTACCGAAACGATTGGCTGTGATCGGAGCCGGCGTGATTGGGTTGGAGCTCGGCAGCGTTTGGCGACGGCTCGGTGCGGAAGTTGTGCTATTGGAAGCGCAAAAATCATTCTTATCCATGGCCGACGACGATATCGCGAAACTTGCGATGAAGTCGTTTACCAAACAAGGCTTGGACGTCCGGCTGGGATGTCGGGTCACCGGGGTTAAAACCAGTAAACGCGGTGTGACCGTCGCATACCAAGACGGGCGAGGTAAGGCGCAGGAGTTGAAGGTCGACAAGTTGATCGTCGCCGTCGGCCGACGACCCAACACCGACGGTTTGGCGGCGCCTGAGGCCAATTTAGCGTTGGATGACAAGGGTTACGTGGATATCGACGACGAATGCCGGACTAATTTACCCAACGTCTTTGCCGTCGGTGATGTGGTGCGCGGGCCGATGTTGGCGCATAAGGGTTCGGAAGAAGGTCTGGCCGTGGCTGAGCGGATTGCCGGTCTGCCCGGTCACGTCAATTACGATGTGATTCCATCGGTCTTTTACACGCACCCAGAGGTGGCGTGGGTGGGTAAGACCGAGGCGAGCTTGAAAGCTGCGGGTGTTCCCTACCGCACGGGCAGTTTTCCCTATGCCGCCAGCGGTCGGGCGCAGGCTATGGGAGAATCGGAAGGGCTGGTCAAAATCCTCGCTCACGAAGAAACTGACGAGATTTTGGGGGTCCACATCCTCGGGCATACGGCCTCCGAACTGATTGCCGAAGCCGTCGTTGCCATGGAGTTCCATGCCAGCAGCGAGGATCTTGCGCGTACCATCCACGCTCATCCCACGTTATCCGAAGCATTGCATGAGGCCGCGCTGGCGGTGGACGGTCGGGCGCTGCATATCCGAAATCGATAG
- a CDS encoding molybdopterin molybdotransferase MoeA: MSHGSCDRPQDLSVTQARERILSRIEPVPERQRVATHQALGRILGEALVARHDLPPFSSSAMDGYALRSADASAPGVVLRSVGRALAGHPYTGRVDPLQCVRIMTGAPVPPDCDAVIPQENVEICEGSVRLSFAVTAGDNVRPAGEDFRASEEMLPSGHRLRAIDLGLVASMGLDQLVVTRPITVAYFSTGDELQMLGKTLGPGQIFDSNRPLLAGLFADSGIELQDLGVIPDDREATRSALTAAASADVVVTTGGVSVGEADYVKDCLAELGQVDIWRVALKPGRPLTFGRLDRAWFFGLPGNPVSAVVTYLLFVRPALQRLAGCPIEDPQAWPAIADEPLRKRPGREEYQRGYCFQDPDGQLRVRSTGSQGSGLIGSLTRGNCFIHLAAESGSVTSGDVVSVIPYAACF; the protein is encoded by the coding sequence ATGTCCCATGGTTCCTGTGATCGTCCGCAGGACTTGAGTGTCACGCAGGCGCGAGAGCGCATTTTGAGCCGCATCGAGCCGGTGCCCGAGCGGCAGCGTGTCGCGACCCACCAAGCGCTGGGCCGTATACTGGGTGAGGCGCTGGTCGCGCGCCATGATTTGCCGCCGTTTTCGAGTTCCGCCATGGACGGCTATGCTTTGCGCAGCGCCGACGCATCGGCACCGGGCGTTGTGTTGCGAAGTGTGGGGCGCGCCCTGGCCGGCCATCCCTACACAGGGCGGGTGGATCCGTTGCAGTGCGTGCGCATCATGACCGGCGCACCCGTCCCACCTGATTGCGACGCGGTGATTCCCCAAGAAAACGTCGAGATCTGCGAAGGCTCGGTTCGTCTCTCCTTCGCGGTCACCGCGGGCGACAACGTCCGACCGGCCGGAGAAGATTTTCGAGCCAGTGAAGAGATGCTCCCATCCGGCCATCGACTGCGAGCGATTGATTTGGGGTTAGTCGCCTCAATGGGACTGGATCAGCTCGTGGTCACGCGGCCGATAACGGTGGCGTACTTTTCCACCGGCGATGAACTGCAAATGCTCGGTAAGACACTGGGTCCCGGGCAGATTTTCGACAGCAATCGTCCATTGCTGGCCGGACTGTTCGCGGACTCCGGTATCGAACTGCAGGATCTCGGTGTGATTCCCGACGATCGCGAAGCGACACGATCGGCGCTAACAGCAGCGGCGAGCGCGGATGTGGTGGTGACCACCGGGGGTGTTTCGGTGGGTGAGGCGGATTATGTGAAAGATTGTTTGGCCGAACTGGGTCAAGTAGATATCTGGCGCGTTGCGCTCAAACCCGGACGTCCGCTGACCTTTGGTCGACTCGACCGCGCGTGGTTTTTTGGCTTGCCTGGTAATCCGGTCTCGGCGGTGGTGACCTACTTATTGTTCGTTCGTCCGGCGCTTCAGCGTTTGGCTGGGTGTCCGATAGAAGATCCTCAGGCCTGGCCGGCGATCGCCGACGAGCCATTGCGCAAGCGGCCAGGCCGAGAGGAATATCAACGTGGTTATTGTTTTCAGGATCCGGATGGGCAGTTGCGCGTTCGCAGTACAGGCAGTCAGGGCTCCGGTTTGATCGGTTCTTTGACCCGCGGCAACTGTTTTATCCATCTGGCAGCGGAAAGCGGTTCGGTTACCTCGGGTGACGTGGTTTCGGTGATTCCTTACGCCGCGTGTTTTTGA
- a CDS encoding 2-oxoglutarate dehydrogenase E1 component, whose product MSQELRDKYRTSLLFGANAAFIEAYYEQYLKDPGSITDPNWRSYFQELSESGQAPRDVPHTPIQESFAQYARRKTNGETVTQLLAPKAAERQAAVLRLINAYRVRGHQAAKLDPLGLAHGPEIPDLDPNFHGLGAGDMDSVFNTGSLFAADRLPLREILDIVRTVYTGTIGSEYMHITDTNQKRWIQKRLEGGYQQSTLNAEERRQIMMQLTAAEGIEKYLHTRYVGQKRFSLEGGDSLIPQLDDLVSQAGKLGVDEVLIGMAHRGRLNVLVNILGKSPKELFEEFEGRRKESRFSGDVKYHMGFSSDLDVGDRRVHLVLAFNPSHLEIVNPVVLGSVRARQHRRGDHFGDRVLPILIHGDAAFSGQGVVMEVLNMSQSRGYGIGGTVHIVVNNQIGFTTSNPQDARSTMYCTDVAKMVQAPIFHVNADDPEAVVFVTRLALDFRMQFHQDVVIDLVCYRRQGHNEADEPAVTQPLMYQAIKALPTARVLYGERLVEAGELAPEQVDEMWSAYRDGLDQGRNVVRDSVQMVGNEYTVDWSVYQDVDWDHPVKTHLSLERIRRLAKKMVEIPEGFELHPRVERIVDDRRKMAAGAGAIDWGFAETLAYASLLTEGYSVRLSGQDSGRGTFFHRHAIFYNQHDGAAYAPLQHISDKQGGFVVIDSLLSEEGVLGFEYGYATADPNTLVIWEAQFGDFANGAQVLIDQFISSGEAKWQRLCGLVMFLPHGYEGQGPEHSSARLERYLQLCAEHNMQVCVPSTPAQMFHMLRRQMIRPLRKPLIVMTPKSLLRKRLAMSTLDALSEGHFQNVILDEDEPTRSKVRRLIFCSGKVYFDLLEFRRERGLEDVALVRIEQLYPFPHAEFEQAFETYNRAKEIVWCQEEPKNQGAWYYIEHRIRKVMKAAQTLHYVGRLASASTAVGYYDMHVQQQKLLLAEALGLTENDTPDASA is encoded by the coding sequence ATGAGCCAAGAACTCCGTGATAAGTACCGGACTTCGCTGCTTTTCGGTGCGAACGCCGCCTTTATTGAAGCGTACTATGAACAGTACCTGAAAGATCCCGGCTCCATCACGGATCCGAATTGGCGATCGTATTTTCAGGAATTGTCTGAAAGTGGCCAGGCGCCAAGAGACGTTCCACATACCCCTATACAGGAGTCTTTCGCTCAATACGCTCGGCGTAAAACCAATGGTGAGACGGTTACGCAATTGTTGGCGCCCAAGGCGGCTGAACGACAGGCCGCGGTATTGAGATTGATCAATGCCTACCGCGTGCGTGGCCATCAAGCGGCCAAGCTCGATCCGCTGGGTTTGGCCCACGGGCCCGAGATCCCCGACCTCGATCCCAATTTCCATGGATTGGGTGCTGGCGATATGGACTCGGTATTCAATACCGGTTCGTTGTTCGCCGCCGACCGGCTCCCGCTCAGGGAAATCTTGGATATTGTTCGGACCGTTTACACCGGAACTATCGGTTCGGAGTACATGCACATCACCGATACCAACCAAAAGCGATGGATTCAAAAGCGATTGGAAGGTGGTTATCAGCAGTCGACCCTCAATGCCGAGGAGCGGCGCCAGATCATGATGCAGCTGACGGCGGCAGAAGGGATCGAAAAGTATCTTCACACCCGCTATGTGGGGCAAAAACGGTTTTCGTTGGAAGGTGGGGATTCGCTGATTCCGCAGTTGGACGATTTGGTTTCACAGGCCGGCAAGCTGGGGGTCGACGAGGTCTTGATCGGTATGGCCCATCGCGGTCGGCTGAACGTGCTCGTCAACATTTTGGGCAAATCGCCCAAGGAACTCTTCGAAGAGTTTGAAGGCAGACGCAAAGAAAGCCGGTTCTCCGGCGATGTGAAATACCACATGGGTTTTTCATCCGATTTGGATGTGGGTGATCGCCGAGTTCACTTGGTTTTAGCCTTTAATCCTTCGCACCTGGAAATTGTCAATCCGGTGGTTCTGGGATCGGTTCGCGCCCGCCAGCATCGCCGAGGAGATCATTTCGGGGACCGGGTGTTGCCGATTTTGATCCACGGTGATGCCGCGTTTTCCGGCCAAGGCGTGGTGATGGAAGTGCTGAATATGTCCCAATCCCGTGGTTACGGGATTGGCGGCACGGTCCACATCGTGGTGAACAATCAAATTGGTTTTACAACCAGTAACCCGCAAGACGCGCGGTCCACGATGTATTGCACCGACGTCGCCAAGATGGTTCAAGCGCCGATTTTTCATGTCAACGCGGATGACCCCGAAGCGGTGGTTTTCGTCACTCGGTTGGCCCTGGATTTTCGGATGCAGTTCCATCAGGACGTGGTGATCGACCTGGTTTGCTATCGCCGCCAGGGTCATAACGAAGCGGACGAGCCGGCTGTGACGCAGCCCCTGATGTATCAAGCGATCAAGGCTTTGCCCACCGCTCGCGTGCTCTATGGCGAGCGTTTGGTGGAAGCGGGTGAGTTGGCACCGGAGCAGGTCGACGAAATGTGGTCGGCGTATCGGGATGGTTTGGATCAAGGTCGAAACGTTGTGCGCGACAGTGTGCAGATGGTCGGCAATGAATACACTGTAGATTGGTCCGTTTATCAGGACGTGGATTGGGACCATCCGGTGAAGACCCATCTATCCTTGGAACGAATTCGTCGCTTGGCCAAGAAAATGGTCGAGATTCCTGAGGGATTCGAGTTGCACCCGCGCGTCGAACGGATTGTTGACGATCGCCGAAAAATGGCGGCCGGAGCCGGTGCGATCGACTGGGGTTTCGCTGAGACATTAGCGTATGCGTCGCTGTTGACCGAGGGGTATTCGGTTCGACTCAGCGGTCAGGATAGCGGTCGGGGTACGTTTTTTCACCGGCACGCTATTTTTTACAACCAGCATGATGGAGCGGCGTACGCGCCGCTGCAGCACATCAGCGACAAACAAGGCGGTTTCGTCGTTATCGACTCGCTTCTGTCCGAAGAGGGCGTGTTGGGTTTCGAGTACGGTTACGCCACCGCAGACCCCAATACTTTGGTCATTTGGGAAGCGCAGTTTGGCGACTTTGCCAATGGTGCTCAGGTGCTGATCGATCAATTCATCAGCTCCGGGGAAGCCAAATGGCAGCGGCTGTGCGGATTGGTAATGTTCTTGCCCCATGGTTATGAAGGGCAAGGTCCAGAGCATTCCTCCGCTCGGCTGGAGCGCTATTTGCAATTGTGTGCTGAGCACAACATGCAGGTGTGTGTCCCGAGTACGCCGGCTCAAATGTTCCACATGTTGCGCCGGCAGATGATCCGGCCTCTGCGAAAGCCGTTGATCGTCATGACCCCGAAAAGCCTCTTGCGCAAGCGTTTGGCAATGTCTACGTTGGATGCGCTTTCAGAAGGCCATTTTCAAAATGTGATTCTTGACGAAGACGAGCCGACGCGGAGCAAGGTCCGGCGTTTGATATTTTGCAGTGGAAAGGTCTATTTCGATCTGCTGGAGTTCCGGCGGGAGCGCGGTCTGGAGGACGTCGCACTGGTTCGAATCGAACAGCTGTATCCGTTTCCCCATGCGGAATTCGAGCAGGCCTTCGAGACCTACAATCGCGCGAAAGAGATCGTGTGGTGCCAGGAAGAACCCAAGAATCAAGGCGCCTGGTATTACATTGAACACCGTATTCGAAAGGTTATGAAAGCTGCCCAAACTTTGCATTACGTCGGCCGTTTGGCGTCGGCCTCGACGGCAGTGGGTTATTACGACATGCATGTTCAGCAACAGAAGCTGTTGCTGGCCGAGGCCTTGGGTCTCACTGAGAACGACACGCCGGATGCGTCCGCCTGA
- a CDS encoding bifunctional (p)ppGpp synthetase/guanosine-3',5'-bis(diphosphate) 3'-pyrophosphohydrolase produces MTRNPTHPASTGTHPSAVDELNRILETTEVDPERLAMGQSAAVRIAELGLGEDAILAAGLYPLWQNNELPEALETEYRALLPWSLMEGISRLRVMDELNLGRDSERPDEQIERVRMMLLAMVEDARVVVIKLCYQLHELETAKRAPEAVKHDLAQQTLDIYAPLASRLGIWQLKWQLEDLSLRYLQPETYHKVAKWLDERRQDREQYIQRTIQIVQNLLDEHHIKATVTGRPKHIYSIWRKLETKGMSFNALFDVRAVRVLVDDVASCYAALGVIHGRWQPIPGQFDDYIASPKENYYQSLHTAVIGPGGRTLEVQIRTHEMHEQAEFGVAAHWRYKEGAAGSHAIDDKIKWLRHLLETSRENSDAGEFLEQFQSEILYERVYVITPHGDVVDLPNGATALDFAYAIHTDVGHRCRGARVNGAIAPLTRKLNNGDRVEIITAKEPGPSRNWLVPQLGYLTSSRARSKVRQWFKHEDFQQNLTQGRALLDRELERLGIRDIPYQDLAERFGYSKLPAFLAAIGSGDITTNQIAGRLQQPAQEPHPSTTPTPYRAVTEASGIHVQGVGRLLTTMARCCRPVPPEPIVGYITQGRGITVHRSDCRNLLRLTDTHPGRIVEVSWGDASRTHTYPVTIRIEAYDRSGLLRDITVLLANEKVNVLGANTLTDKDSGIALMDLTLEIQDIPELSGILNRISRFPNVMRAQRKIP; encoded by the coding sequence GTGACACGAAACCCCACACATCCTGCATCGACGGGCACACACCCCAGCGCGGTCGACGAACTCAACCGAATTTTGGAAACCACTGAGGTGGATCCGGAGCGGCTCGCAATGGGCCAAAGTGCCGCCGTACGGATCGCCGAGCTCGGCTTGGGCGAAGACGCAATCCTAGCGGCTGGTCTGTATCCCTTGTGGCAAAACAACGAACTACCGGAAGCGTTGGAAACCGAGTATCGGGCACTGCTGCCGTGGAGCCTGATGGAGGGGATTTCTCGTCTGCGGGTGATGGACGAACTCAATTTGGGGCGTGACTCCGAACGACCCGATGAACAAATTGAACGCGTTCGCATGATGCTGCTGGCGATGGTGGAAGACGCCCGTGTCGTCGTGATCAAACTCTGCTACCAACTCCATGAGCTGGAGACGGCTAAGCGTGCCCCGGAGGCGGTAAAACACGACCTCGCACAACAAACGCTGGACATATACGCCCCATTAGCAAGTCGTCTCGGTATTTGGCAACTCAAGTGGCAACTGGAAGATCTTTCGCTACGTTATCTCCAGCCGGAGACTTACCACAAGGTCGCGAAGTGGCTGGATGAACGGCGGCAAGACCGGGAACAATACATTCAACGCACGATCCAGATCGTGCAAAACCTGCTCGATGAGCATCACATCAAAGCGACCGTGACCGGCCGCCCCAAACACATCTACAGCATTTGGCGGAAACTGGAAACCAAGGGGATGAGTTTCAACGCCCTGTTCGATGTCCGGGCGGTGCGCGTTTTGGTGGACGATGTGGCGTCCTGTTATGCCGCACTCGGGGTGATCCACGGGCGTTGGCAACCGATTCCGGGACAATTCGACGACTACATCGCCTCACCCAAGGAAAACTATTACCAATCTCTGCACACGGCCGTCATCGGCCCCGGCGGTCGGACTCTGGAGGTCCAGATTCGTACCCATGAAATGCATGAACAAGCGGAGTTCGGTGTCGCGGCACACTGGCGTTATAAAGAAGGCGCGGCCGGAAGCCATGCCATCGACGACAAAATAAAATGGTTGCGACATTTGTTGGAAACGAGTCGGGAAAATTCCGACGCCGGTGAGTTCCTGGAACAATTCCAATCGGAAATTCTCTACGAACGGGTCTATGTCATCACACCCCACGGTGATGTGGTCGATTTACCCAATGGCGCAACAGCGCTGGATTTCGCGTATGCGATCCACACCGACGTGGGTCACCGCTGCCGCGGCGCGCGAGTGAACGGCGCAATCGCCCCGCTGACCCGGAAACTGAACAATGGTGACCGGGTCGAAATCATTACCGCAAAAGAACCCGGCCCGAGCCGAAACTGGCTGGTGCCTCAGTTGGGTTATCTCACCAGCAGTCGTGCGCGTTCCAAAGTCCGCCAGTGGTTCAAACACGAAGACTTCCAGCAAAACCTCACTCAAGGGCGAGCCTTACTTGACCGGGAGTTGGAACGCCTGGGTATCCGGGACATTCCCTATCAAGACTTGGCCGAACGCTTCGGCTACAGCAAGTTACCCGCGTTTTTGGCGGCAATTGGCAGTGGCGACATCACGACCAACCAAATCGCCGGACGCCTTCAGCAACCCGCCCAGGAACCACATCCCAGTACCACACCGACGCCATATCGCGCCGTTACAGAGGCCAGCGGCATCCATGTCCAAGGCGTCGGCCGCCTGCTCACCACCATGGCGCGCTGCTGCCGACCGGTTCCGCCCGAGCCTATTGTCGGGTACATCACTCAGGGCCGGGGGATCACCGTTCACCGCAGCGATTGCCGCAACTTGCTCCGTCTCACCGACACCCATCCCGGACGGATCGTAGAGGTCAGTTGGGGCGATGCTTCTCGCACGCACACCTACCCGGTCACGATTCGAATCGAAGCCTACGACCGATCAGGCCTGCTGAGGGATATCACCGTACTACTAGCGAATGAGAAGGTGAACGTCCTCGGGGCCAATACGCTCACTGACAAAGATTCTGGTATCGCGTTGATGGATTTGACGCTGGAGATTCAGGATATCCCTGAGTTGAGCGGCATTTTGAATCGAATCTCGCGCTTTCCGAACGTGATGCGCGCACAGCGCAAGATCCCCTGA
- a CDS encoding YfaZ family outer membrane protein → MIWATTAVAEPNVRHTLDLSFGDDSARFVYEGQLSHTTTGPVLVDVGYLFGDETGDLGHVGLKVKGDVGAQYLQVEAALGGTLFWAQPDEVDEDGGALALTGEVYIVPPQATRLRIVGELHYAPSVLSFNGADEFYEVGARVEYEVLQQARVYGGYRVARMEFDDAGSVDLDDGFHIGLNISF, encoded by the coding sequence ATGATTTGGGCCACTACTGCGGTCGCCGAACCGAATGTGAGACACACGCTGGATCTTAGTTTCGGTGACGATTCTGCCCGATTTGTCTATGAGGGGCAGCTGTCCCACACCACCACGGGTCCGGTGCTGGTGGACGTGGGTTACTTGTTTGGGGATGAAACCGGTGACCTAGGGCACGTCGGTCTTAAGGTAAAGGGGGACGTGGGTGCCCAGTACCTTCAAGTCGAAGCTGCGTTGGGTGGCACCTTGTTCTGGGCCCAACCTGACGAGGTGGACGAAGACGGCGGTGCTTTGGCTCTGACCGGCGAAGTTTATATCGTTCCCCCGCAGGCCACGCGGCTTAGAATCGTTGGCGAACTTCATTACGCGCCCAGTGTGTTGTCATTCAATGGTGCTGACGAGTTTTACGAGGTTGGCGCCCGTGTTGAGTATGAGGTCTTACAGCAGGCGCGCGTTTACGGCGGTTATCGTGTGGCCCGAATGGAATTCGACGATGCCGGTTCCGTCGATTTGGACGATGGGTTTCATATCGGCTTGAACATTTCGTTCTAA